One window from the genome of Enterobacter asburiae encodes:
- a CDS encoding quinone oxidoreductase gives MATRIEFQKHGGPDVLKAVEFTPAAPGENEVQVENKAIGINYIDTYIRGGLYPPPSMPSGLGTEAAGVVVKVGSAVKHIKEGDRVVYAQSALGAYSSVHNVPADKAALLPNAISFEQAAASFLKGLTVYYLLRKTYEIKPDEQFLFHAAAGGVGLIACQWAKALGAKLIGTVGNAQKAQRALQAGAWQVINYREESIVERLKEITSGKKVRVVYDSVGKDTWEASLDCLQRRGLMVSFGNASGAVTGVNLGILNQKGSLYVTRPSLQGYITNREELEEASNELFSLIASGVIKVDVAEAQKFALTDAQRAHEVLESRATQGSSLLIP, from the coding sequence ATGGCAACGCGCATTGAATTCCAGAAACACGGTGGGCCAGACGTACTGAAAGCGGTGGAGTTCACCCCTGCCGCGCCTGGCGAAAACGAAGTGCAGGTTGAAAACAAAGCCATCGGCATTAACTACATCGACACCTATATTCGCGGCGGTCTCTACCCGCCTCCGTCAATGCCGAGCGGCCTGGGCACTGAGGCAGCCGGTGTCGTCGTCAAAGTGGGCAGCGCGGTCAAGCATATTAAAGAGGGCGACCGCGTGGTGTACGCGCAGTCTGCGCTGGGCGCTTACAGCTCCGTCCACAACGTTCCGGCGGATAAAGCCGCCCTGCTGCCTAACGCCATCTCCTTTGAGCAGGCGGCAGCCTCGTTCCTGAAAGGTCTGACGGTTTACTACCTGCTACGCAAAACCTATGAAATTAAACCCGACGAGCAGTTCCTGTTTCATGCCGCAGCGGGTGGCGTCGGGCTCATCGCCTGTCAGTGGGCAAAAGCACTGGGCGCGAAGCTGATCGGCACCGTCGGAAATGCACAAAAAGCGCAGCGCGCGCTGCAGGCGGGCGCCTGGCAGGTGATTAATTACCGCGAGGAGAGCATTGTTGAGCGGCTGAAGGAGATCACCAGCGGCAAAAAAGTGCGCGTGGTGTATGACTCGGTGGGGAAAGACACGTGGGAAGCGTCGCTGGACTGCCTGCAGCGTCGTGGTCTGATGGTCAGCTTCGGCAATGCGTCAGGCGCGGTGACCGGCGTTAACCTGGGCATTCTGAACCAGAAAGGGTCTCTGTACGTGACGCGCCCTTCTTTGCAGGGTTACATCACCAACCGGGAAGAACTTGAGGAAGCCAGCAACGAGCTGTTCTCGCTGATCGCCAGCGGCGTCATCAAAGTGGATGTGGCAGAGGCGCAGAAATTCGCGCTGACCGATGCGCAGCGCGCGCATGAGGTGCTGGAGAGCCGGGCGACGCAGGGGTCGAGCTTGTTGATTCCCTGA
- the pspG gene encoding envelope stress response protein PspG: MLELLFVIGFFVMLLATGVSLLGILAAIVVATVVMFIGGLFALTIKLLPWLLLAIAVVWVIRAIKAPKVPSYQRNNRFRY, translated from the coding sequence ATGCTGGAACTACTTTTTGTGATTGGTTTTTTTGTCATGCTGTTAGCGACAGGCGTTTCGCTGCTCGGCATTCTGGCGGCTATCGTGGTGGCGACGGTGGTCATGTTTATTGGTGGATTGTTTGCCCTGACGATCAAGCTGTTGCCGTGGCTACTGCTGGCCATTGCGGTCGTGTGGGTGATTCGGGCGATTAAAGCGCCAAAAGTGCCCAGTTATCAGCGCAATAACCGCTTCCGTTACTAA
- the dusA gene encoding tRNA dihydrouridine(20/20a) synthase DusA yields MSSELQTAFPAHRFSIAPMLDWTDRHCRYFLRQLSRHTLLYTEMVTTGAIIHGKGDYLAYSEEEHPVALQLGGSDPAALAQCAKLAEARGYDEINLNVGCPSDRVQNGMFGACLMGNAQLVADCIKAMRDVVSIPVTVKTRIGIDDQDSYEFLCDFINTVSGKGECEMFIIHARKAWLSGLSPKENREIPPLDYPRVYQLKRDFPHLTMSINGGIKSLEEAKAHLEHMDGVMVGREAYQNPGILATVDREIFGIEGADTDPVAVVRAMYPYIERELSNGTYLGHITRHMLGLFQGIPGARQWRRYLSENAHKAGADIEVLEHALRLVADKR; encoded by the coding sequence ATGTCGTCAGAATTACAGACCGCTTTCCCTGCACACCGTTTCTCCATTGCGCCGATGCTCGACTGGACGGACAGACACTGCCGCTATTTCCTGCGCCAGCTCTCCCGCCATACGCTGTTGTACACCGAAATGGTGACCACGGGCGCAATCATTCACGGGAAGGGCGACTATCTGGCCTACAGCGAAGAAGAGCATCCGGTTGCCCTGCAGCTGGGCGGCAGCGATCCGGCTGCGCTGGCGCAGTGCGCAAAGCTGGCAGAAGCGCGCGGCTACGACGAGATCAACCTTAACGTTGGCTGCCCGTCCGACCGCGTGCAAAACGGCATGTTTGGCGCATGTTTGATGGGGAACGCGCAGCTGGTAGCGGACTGTATCAAGGCGATGCGCGATGTGGTCTCCATTCCGGTCACGGTCAAAACCCGTATCGGCATTGACGACCAGGACAGCTACGAATTCCTGTGCGACTTCATCAATACGGTATCCGGGAAAGGCGAGTGCGAGATGTTCATCATCCACGCGCGAAAAGCCTGGCTCTCCGGCCTCAGCCCGAAAGAGAACCGTGAGATCCCGCCGCTGGACTATCCGCGCGTGTATCAGCTGAAGCGTGACTTCCCGCACCTGACGATGTCCATTAACGGCGGCATCAAGTCGCTGGAAGAGGCTAAAGCCCATCTGGAACATATGGATGGCGTGATGGTCGGGCGCGAGGCGTATCAGAACCCGGGCATTCTGGCGACGGTCGATCGCGAAATCTTTGGCATCGAAGGCGCGGACACCGATCCGGTTGCCGTCGTGCGTGCGATGTACCCTTACATTGAGCGCGAGCTGAGCAATGGCACGTATCTCGGCCATATCACCCGCCATATGCTTGGCCTGTTCCAGGGTATTCCTGGCGCGCGTCAGTGGCGTCGCTACCTGAGCGAGAATGCGCATAAAGCCGGTGCAGATATCGAGGTGCTGGAACATGCGCTGCGACTGGTGGCAGACAAGCGATAA